A window from Triticum aestivum cultivar Chinese Spring chromosome 6D, IWGSC CS RefSeq v2.1, whole genome shotgun sequence encodes these proteins:
- the LOC123142062 gene encoding BTB/POZ and MATH domain-containing protein 1-like — translation MLPPLPPPTLHKPVTKFYEIVASELPIPQSRSAMSPGSRASIMPDDASGHHLLTIHRYYRTKGIPTGQCARSLPFIIGGYRWCIDYYPNGVCREVADYISLCLVLDEDVVAPVMAQHGMRLAGSPAEEERAVPQVSTQAERFLSWTALSFTMFIRRQELESSKYLRNDLFTIRCDITILNYIRGVPPFIPEPPCDLRQEFAKLLETEMGADVVFEVGGETVAAHRCVLAVRSAVFAAELFGPLKEGNAATTGVVVRVDDMEAEVFKALLRYVYTGKLPEMCKEDEDVTCQHLLVAADRYGIGRLKLICEARLCHYINVDSLAIILALAEQHHCQGLKKACFYFLAAPGNLTAVMATDGFQHLATSCPSIMLEIMAFLAH, via the coding sequence ATGCTTCCTCCCCTTCCACCGCCTACCCTACACAAACCCGTCACGAAATTCTACGAGATCGTTGCGAGCGAGCTCCCAATTCCGCAGAGCAGGTCGGCGATGTCGCCGGGTTCGAGGGCCTCCATCATGCCCGACGACGCGAGCGGGCACCACCTTCTCACGATCCACAGGTACTATCGCACCAAGGGCATCCCCACCGGACAGTGCGCCAGGTCCCTCCCTTTTATCATCGGCGGCTATCGCTGGTGCATCGACTACTACCCCAACGGCGTGTGCCGCGAGGTTGCGGATTACATATCCCTCTGCCTGGTGCTTGACGAAGATGTCGTGGCGCCGGTGATGGCCCAACACGGCATGCGCCTGGCCGGCTCGCCGGCAGAGGAGGAGCGAGCGGTGCCGCAGGTGTCGACCCAAGCGGAAAGATTTCTTTCGTGGACTGCCTTGTCATTCACGATGTTCATCAGAAGGCAGGAGCTGGAGAGCTCCAAGTATCTCAGGAACGATTTGTTCACCATCCGTTGCGACATTACCATCCTCAACTATATCCGCGGGGTGCCGCCCTTTATCCCGGAGCCCCCGTGCGACCTGCGTCAGGAGTTCGCCAAGCTCCTCGAGACCGAGATGGGCGCCGATGTGGTGTTCGAGGTCGGCGGCGAGACCGTGGCGGCCCACCGGTGCGTGCTCGCGGTTCGTTCGGCGGTCTTTGCGGCCGAGCTCTTCGGGCCATTGAAGGAGGGCAATGCTGCCACCACCGGGGTCGTCGTGCGCGTGGACGACATGGAGGCGGAAGTGTTCAAGGCGCTGCTTCGTTACGTGTACACCGGCAAGTTGCCGGAGATGTGCAAGGAAGACGAAGACGTCACCTGTCAGCATCTGCTCGTGGCAGCGGATAGGTATGGCATAGGGCGGCTGAAGTTGATCTGCGAGGCAAGGCTGTGCCATTACATAAATGTGGACTCCTTGGCGATCATCTTGGCGCTAGCCGAGCAGCACCATTGTCAGGGGCTGAAGAAGGCGTGCTTTTACTTTCTCGCCGCTCCCGGGAATCTGACGGCCGTCATGGCCACCGACGGCTTCCAGCATTTGGCAACAAGCTGCCCTTCTATTATGCTTGAGATCATGGCGTTCTTGGCGCATTAG
- the LOC123142725 gene encoding BTB/POZ and MATH domain-containing protein 1-like, translated as MKKKINERRKYEAVRVVMTEAEEEARMHVEYAARMAVEQAALMASGEWSVAFDFALASACGGWQCLPPSPASGHHLLTFHDYSITCKGIPTGQCAKSRNFTVGGHRWRIDYYPNGIGSSVKNHVTLCLILDEDVPAGVKAKYSFCLAGETEEKQAVGLASAAVSNFCSWSRSCNKWDRFIKREDLESSKHLENDPFTVRCDIVVVHGYSPADHAASFVSVPTCDLSRDLGELLGTGNGADVVFEVGGEIVAAHRCVLAARSLVFRAELLGLMKEGNAVAGVVVRVEDMEAEVFKALLRFAYTGSLPETRKEDEDVTCQHLLVAADRYGIERLKLICEEKLCKYIDIGTVATILALAEQHRCEGLKKACFHFLAAPANLRAVMATDGFQHLSTSCPSIIVELMAMSFGALAQCSIQSVRCTKTPKDTVNIQF; from the exons atgaagaagaagatcaacgAACGCAGGAAGTACGAGGCGGTGAGGGTGGTTATGACAGAAGCAGAAGAGGAGGCAAGGATGCATGTGGAGTATGCGGCAAGGATGGCCGTGGAGCAGGCTGCATTGATGGCGTCTGGCGAGTGGTCCGTCGCGTTCGATTTTGCTTTGGCAT CCGCGTGTGGAGGTTGGCAATGTCTTCCGCCGTCGCCGGCAAGCGGGCACCACCTTCTCACGTTCCACGACTACTCCATCACCTGCAAGGGCATTCCCACCGGACAGTGCGCCAAGTCCCGCAACTTCACAGTTGGCGGCCACCGCTGGCGCATCGACTACTACCCCAACGGCATAGGCTCGTCGGTCAAAAACCACGTAACCCTCTGCCTAATCCTCGACGAAGATGTCCCAGCGGGTGTCAAGGCAAAGTACAGTTTCTGCCTCGCCGGCGAGACGGAGGAAAAGCAAGCAGTGGGGCTGGCGTCGGCGGCGGTCAGCAATTTCTGTTCCTGGAGCAGGAGTTGCAACAAGTGGGACCGATTTATCAAAAGGGAGGACCTAGAGAGCTCCAAGCATCTAGAGAATGACCCGTTCACCGTCCGGTGCGACATCGTCGTCGTCCATGGTTACTCTCCGGCGGACCACGCAGCGAGCTTCGTCTCGGTGCCGACATGTGACCTGAGCCGGGACCTGGGCGAGCTCCTCGGCACAGGGAATGGTGCCGACGTGGTGTTTGAGGTCGGCGGCGAGATAGTCGCTGCACACCGGTGCGTGCTCGCGGCTCGATCCCTGGTCTTCCGCGCTGAGCTCCTCGGTCTGATGaa GGAGGGCAATGCCGTCGCCGGTGTTGTTGTgcgcgttgaagacatggaggcgGAGGTGTTCAAGGCGCTGCTCCGTTTTGCGTACACGGGCTCGCTGCCGGAGACGCGGAAAGAAGACGAAGACGTTACGTGCCAGCATCTGCTCGTCGCGGCGGACAGATACGGCATAGAGCGGCTGAAGCTGATCTGCGAGGAGAAGCTGTGCAAGTACATTGACATCGGCACGGTGGCGACCATCCTAGCGCTGGCCGAGCAGCACCGCTGTGAGGGGCTGAAGAAGGCGTGTTTCCATTTCCTTGCCGCTCCGGCGAATTTGAGGGCGGTCATGGCCACCGACGGCTTTCAGCATCTGAGCACGAGCTGCCCTTCTATCATAGTTGAGCTCATGGCCATGTCATTTGGCGCATTAGCTCAGTGCTCGATCCAGAGTGTCAG GTGTACGAAAACTCCTAAAGATACTGTCAATATACAGTTCTGA